A single region of the Corallococcus caeni genome encodes:
- a CDS encoding TadE/TadG family type IV pilus assembly protein — protein MSARSPREAGESGQALVEAALSLPLVVFLILGALQLFLMMQARVMTHYAAFRATRAGSVAHGDCERMTHAAILALIPTFHSFMGQGTGSLNGPLGRGAGSDAPRLLAEAFAARMNNRYAGSGGPGPGLDGVHNRSIVWILRDLAGGGVDSPEDSDFDRPGHLRRLEVQLVFWYPLRIPFANWVMSRMFLAHFGLRPYTDANPLLVAERNANWNGGEVTPSHVLDGELAAELADRVNARQYVFPIITTFTMRMMTPVKSRYFATMNCPR, from the coding sequence ATGAGCGCACGATCCCCCCGTGAAGCAGGCGAATCCGGCCAGGCCCTGGTGGAGGCCGCGCTGTCGCTGCCGCTGGTCGTGTTCCTGATTCTGGGGGCGCTGCAGCTCTTCCTGATGATGCAGGCGCGGGTGATGACGCACTACGCGGCCTTCCGGGCGACGCGCGCGGGCAGCGTGGCGCACGGGGACTGCGAGCGGATGACCCACGCGGCCATCCTGGCGCTGATTCCGACCTTCCACTCCTTCATGGGGCAGGGGACGGGGTCGCTCAACGGTCCCCTGGGCCGCGGCGCGGGTTCGGACGCGCCCCGGCTGCTGGCGGAGGCGTTCGCGGCGCGGATGAACAACCGCTACGCGGGCTCCGGCGGCCCGGGCCCCGGCCTGGACGGAGTGCATAACCGCAGCATCGTCTGGATCCTGCGGGACCTGGCGGGCGGCGGCGTGGACAGCCCGGAGGACAGCGACTTCGACCGGCCGGGGCACCTGCGGCGGCTGGAGGTGCAGCTGGTGTTCTGGTACCCGCTGCGCATCCCGTTCGCCAACTGGGTGATGTCGCGCATGTTCCTGGCGCACTTCGGCCTGCGGCCCTACACGGACGCGAACCCGCTGCTCGTGGCCGAGCGCAACGCCAACTGGAACGGCGGTGAGGTGACGCCGTCGCACGTGCTGGACGGCGAGCTGGCGGCGGAGCTGGCGGACCGCGTGAACGCGCGGCAGTACGTCTTCCCCATCATCACCACGTTCACCATGCGGATGATGACGCCCGTGAAGTCGCGTTACTTCGCCACCATGAATTGTCCCCGGTGA
- a CDS encoding sigma 54-interacting transcriptional regulator, which translates to MTAPNPHPDDIHTNPGDVGLELSSQSPLLGETLVVDPRATVKLHKCRLLVTSGPDTGRSMASDKERLRCGAHPGNDLVLVEDRTASRHHFEVQYTERGYLLVDLNSTNGTFLDGRRIERAYLSPGSQIRAGSSVITFAPLDEEVAVEPDREGELCGMVGQSVKMRQVFGLIKRIAPMDVSVIIQGETGTGKELVSSAIHELSGRKKGPMVVLDCGAIPPNLIESELFGHEKGAFTGATSSRPGAFERAQGGTIFLDELGELRLDLQPKLLRVLENREVRRVGGNDVIEVDCRVIAATHRDLVKEIAAGNFREDLYFRLSVIHIQLPPLRQRRDDIPLILKQALAEPEVVDKHGRKRFSAEALGLLMAYAWPGNVRELMNVLSHVLTFSDEGEEILPSHLPPRVRGQAREGPLPFNEHLAFKDAKEQLLENFEREYVTSVLTRCEGNLSRAARESGLHRKSIERLVKKYQLDAKGLKPR; encoded by the coding sequence ATGACCGCACCGAACCCGCACCCCGACGACATCCACACCAATCCAGGAGACGTCGGCCTCGAGTTGTCGTCCCAGTCCCCCCTGCTGGGGGAGACGCTGGTGGTGGATCCGCGCGCCACCGTGAAGCTGCACAAGTGCCGGCTCCTGGTGACGTCCGGGCCGGACACCGGGCGCTCCATGGCCAGCGACAAGGAGCGGCTTCGCTGCGGCGCCCACCCGGGCAACGACCTGGTGCTGGTGGAGGACCGCACCGCCAGCCGCCACCACTTCGAGGTCCAGTACACCGAGCGCGGCTACCTCCTGGTGGACCTGAACTCCACCAACGGCACCTTCCTGGACGGTCGGCGCATCGAGCGGGCCTACCTGTCCCCGGGCTCGCAGATCCGCGCCGGCTCCTCCGTCATCACCTTCGCCCCGCTGGACGAAGAGGTGGCGGTGGAGCCCGACCGCGAAGGCGAGCTGTGCGGCATGGTGGGCCAGAGCGTGAAGATGCGGCAGGTGTTCGGGCTCATCAAGCGCATCGCGCCCATGGACGTGTCCGTCATCATCCAGGGGGAGACGGGCACGGGGAAGGAGCTGGTCTCCAGCGCCATCCATGAGCTGTCCGGCCGCAAGAAGGGGCCCATGGTGGTGCTGGACTGCGGCGCCATCCCGCCCAACCTCATCGAGAGCGAGCTGTTCGGCCATGAGAAGGGCGCCTTCACCGGCGCGACGTCCAGCCGCCCCGGCGCCTTCGAGCGCGCGCAGGGCGGCACCATCTTCCTGGACGAACTGGGCGAGCTGCGCCTGGACCTGCAGCCGAAGCTCCTGCGCGTGCTGGAGAACCGCGAGGTGCGCCGGGTGGGCGGCAACGACGTCATTGAAGTGGACTGCCGCGTCATCGCCGCCACGCACCGCGACCTGGTGAAGGAGATCGCCGCGGGCAACTTCCGCGAGGACCTCTACTTCCGCCTGTCCGTCATCCACATCCAGCTGCCGCCCCTGCGCCAGCGCCGGGACGACATCCCGCTCATCCTCAAGCAGGCGCTGGCGGAGCCGGAAGTGGTGGACAAGCACGGCCGCAAGCGCTTCTCCGCGGAGGCCCTGGGGCTGCTCATGGCCTACGCGTGGCCCGGCAACGTGCGCGAGCTGATGAACGTCCTCTCCCACGTGCTGACCTTCTCCGACGAGGGCGAGGAGATTCTGCCCTCCCACCTGCCCCCGCGCGTCCGGGGCCAGGCCCGCGAGGGGCCGCTGCCCTTCAACGAGCACCTGGCCTTCAAGGACGCCAAGGAGCAGCTCCTGGAGAACTTCGAGCGCGAGTACGTCACCAGCGTCCTCACCCGCTGCGAGGGCAACCTGTCCCGCGCCGCCCGGGAGAGCGGCCTGCACAGGAAGTCCATCGAGCGGCTGGTGAAGAAGTATCAGCTGGACGCCAAGGGCCTGAAGCCGCGCTGA
- a CDS encoding pilus assembly protein, whose product MNSHLRRHQRARGQSIVEAAIGVTLFITILVFGIHFAEVGFLSLKVQEAAVSALWNGTHGRMHSLLISDFDPAEDSMRQGGEDAQARYADFNGLSSVNHGDTITQVFTQGSGLRVNCGPGGGLGWNGPVLTRLLFRDQGSSSCSAQANLSAWNIPSRFLDQTPETGLYNQQHLEAANANIQVCGIGRAVGGTCPGRFSMLVDDWGLASEEETTTCLLFQDMAVPCTNAAFYVVTKGVYEPTTLPIPTYASFLAMDALFMNPLPPLVLMQRENTFWMSAPGEETNFMQYFMKPAALGNLWNTTPGALIGITTPHYGMSYLDRTGNGGCFLGKDC is encoded by the coding sequence ATGAACAGCCATCTTCGTCGTCACCAGCGGGCGCGGGGCCAGTCCATCGTGGAGGCGGCCATCGGCGTCACGCTGTTCATCACCATCCTGGTGTTCGGCATCCACTTCGCGGAGGTGGGCTTCCTGTCGCTGAAGGTGCAGGAGGCCGCGGTGTCCGCGCTGTGGAACGGCACGCATGGACGGATGCACAGCCTCCTGATTTCGGACTTCGACCCGGCGGAGGACTCCATGCGGCAGGGCGGCGAGGACGCCCAGGCGCGCTATGCGGACTTCAATGGCCTGTCGTCCGTGAACCACGGTGACACCATCACCCAGGTGTTCACGCAGGGCTCGGGACTGCGCGTGAACTGCGGACCGGGCGGGGGGCTGGGCTGGAATGGTCCGGTGTTGACCCGGCTGCTGTTCCGCGACCAGGGCAGCAGCTCGTGTAGCGCCCAGGCGAACCTGAGCGCGTGGAACATCCCCAGCCGGTTCCTGGACCAGACGCCGGAGACCGGCCTGTACAACCAGCAGCACCTGGAGGCCGCCAACGCCAACATCCAGGTGTGTGGCATTGGCCGCGCGGTGGGGGGCACCTGCCCGGGTCGCTTCTCCATGCTCGTGGACGACTGGGGACTGGCGAGCGAGGAGGAGACCACGACCTGCCTCCTGTTCCAGGACATGGCGGTCCCCTGCACCAACGCCGCCTTCTACGTCGTCACGAAGGGCGTCTACGAGCCCACCACGCTGCCCATCCCGACCTACGCCAGCTTCCTGGCGATGGATGCGCTCTTCATGAACCCGCTGCCTCCCCTGGTGCTCATGCAGCGCGAGAACACCTTCTGGATGAGCGCGCCGGGTGAGGAGACCAACTTCATGCAGTACTTCATGAAGCCCGCGGCGCTGGGCAACCTGTGGAACACGACGCCTGGCGCGCTCATTGGCATCACCACGCCCCACTACGGAATGTCCTATCTGGACCGTACCGGCAATGGCGGCTGTTTCCTTGGAAAGGATTGCTGA
- a CDS encoding pilus assembly protein TadG-related protein, with protein sequence MKRSSPQRGQTLVLFVLSMLLLLLMVALTLSFTMKVRERIEVQTVADAAAYSNAVATARTFNTIAVSNRAEIAHMVANAGAASLLNWASLYRGELNAAKAGYAAWLPVYQAFALAGCPCAWNAACARACRCGLRGTTDLGRLMTKLQREDLRVEAVFQSLDPMVGLQMRLHQLAAGALYASSYADFRSLKDKVNDQGFANDILGDLVPGKNPRDAGWLAPSAGNISKKELADNTACLGGGAACDPLPLTVAHAVDAAMGSRGFTFVTSRTIEQYIAHEANLAFVIMPPDIVTLPFAAGTAHFGKPILQYGFFPPYAPAVTAEDQSEVAFIYNHIAHGGGPPCPVMVGGVVPTLALFAASGGIMPTPTHMWFGGTDPAPFARHMLAPCLGGPSSCPGIWPPFLDYNLTELWPNGEDNNFGQPKNFAVIQRDRSNMPAAQQDPWNLAFRFRFEASNPNPNAGKFDNRSATMADGTPLGIQTALSTGIAYYHRGRSASFSHWSEPPNLLNPYWRATLVPVDTDESGLDDAIGALGASSPASAATIQELRRVGFKGFQ encoded by the coding sequence ATGAAGCGCTCCTCCCCCCAGCGCGGTCAGACCCTGGTGCTGTTCGTCCTCAGCATGCTGTTGCTGCTGCTGATGGTGGCCCTCACGCTGTCGTTCACCATGAAGGTGCGCGAGCGCATCGAGGTGCAGACGGTGGCGGACGCGGCCGCGTACTCCAACGCGGTGGCCACGGCGCGCACGTTCAACACCATCGCCGTCTCCAACCGCGCGGAGATCGCCCACATGGTGGCGAACGCCGGCGCGGCCAGCCTCCTGAACTGGGCCAGCCTCTACCGGGGCGAATTGAACGCGGCGAAGGCGGGCTACGCGGCGTGGCTGCCCGTCTACCAGGCCTTCGCCCTCGCCGGTTGCCCCTGCGCCTGGAACGCCGCCTGTGCCCGCGCGTGCCGGTGCGGCTTGCGCGGGACAACGGACCTGGGCCGGCTGATGACGAAGCTGCAGCGCGAGGACCTGCGCGTGGAGGCCGTGTTCCAGTCGCTGGATCCGATGGTGGGCCTGCAGATGCGCCTGCATCAGCTGGCGGCGGGCGCGCTGTACGCCTCCTCGTATGCGGACTTCAGGAGCCTCAAGGACAAGGTGAACGACCAGGGCTTCGCCAACGACATCCTGGGGGACCTGGTGCCGGGCAAGAACCCTCGCGACGCGGGGTGGCTGGCGCCGTCCGCGGGCAACATCTCCAAGAAGGAACTGGCGGACAACACGGCATGCCTGGGTGGCGGCGCGGCCTGTGATCCGCTCCCGTTGACGGTGGCCCACGCAGTGGACGCGGCCATGGGCAGCCGCGGCTTCACCTTCGTCACGTCGCGCACCATCGAGCAGTACATCGCGCACGAGGCGAACCTGGCCTTCGTCATCATGCCGCCGGACATCGTCACGCTGCCGTTCGCCGCCGGCACGGCCCACTTCGGCAAGCCGATCCTCCAGTACGGGTTCTTTCCCCCCTATGCGCCTGCGGTCACGGCGGAAGACCAGAGCGAGGTGGCCTTCATCTACAACCATATCGCGCATGGCGGTGGGCCGCCGTGCCCGGTGATGGTGGGCGGCGTCGTGCCGACCCTGGCCCTGTTCGCGGCCTCCGGCGGCATCATGCCCACGCCCACGCATATGTGGTTTGGTGGCACGGACCCTGCGCCCTTCGCGCGGCACATGCTGGCGCCGTGTCTGGGAGGTCCGTCCAGCTGCCCGGGCATCTGGCCGCCGTTCTTGGACTACAACCTGACGGAGCTGTGGCCCAACGGCGAGGACAACAACTTCGGGCAGCCGAAGAACTTCGCGGTCATCCAGCGCGACCGCAGCAACATGCCCGCGGCGCAGCAGGACCCGTGGAACCTGGCGTTCCGCTTCCGCTTCGAGGCCAGCAACCCGAACCCGAACGCGGGCAAGTTCGACAACCGCAGCGCCACCATGGCGGATGGCACGCCGCTGGGCATCCAGACGGCGCTGTCCACGGGCATCGCGTACTACCACCGTGGGCGCAGCGCGAGCTTCTCCCACTGGAGCGAGCCGCCCAACCTGCTCAACCCGTACTGGCGCGCCACGCTGGTGCCGGTGGACACGGACGAATCGGGTCTGGATGACGCCATCGGCGCGCTGGGCGCCAGCTCTCCGGCTTCCGCCGCGACCATCCAGGAACTGCGGCGCGTGGGCTTCAAGGGGTTCCAGTGA
- a CDS encoding carboxypeptidase regulatory-like domain-containing protein, whose protein sequence is MKHYIRAAGGAVLGLLAMACGDGGFTPDPGVRTEDAEAVDLENLRILVSGEARVFPEAAGAAAAPASLTGMALSVEEPLRVAVNDSAATFATGAVSEDGSFRITDVPVRDVHQGLAVGLVHDGLVRSTTLVYDTAFTGTRPRTDIIDAHAWALPTAFVDQLGAAVGAPRIQGHTGDPAATLASAGFVLGRVVDLNGQPVSGARVALDRAELADRVYYPSEDLASVNTTGTAGHGLFLFVHSGAGVSSFQLSVEGTDTYVPRNIDVGPGLGVVLTVYPGRYAP, encoded by the coding sequence ATGAAACACTACATTCGGGCGGCGGGTGGTGCCGTGCTCGGGCTGTTGGCGATGGCCTGTGGCGACGGCGGCTTCACACCGGACCCCGGCGTGCGGACCGAGGACGCCGAGGCGGTGGATCTTGAAAACCTTCGCATCCTCGTGAGCGGCGAGGCACGCGTGTTCCCGGAGGCCGCGGGCGCGGCCGCCGCACCCGCGTCGCTCACCGGAATGGCGCTCAGCGTGGAGGAGCCCCTGCGCGTGGCCGTCAACGACTCGGCCGCCACCTTCGCGACCGGCGCGGTGTCCGAGGACGGCTCCTTCCGCATCACCGACGTGCCCGTGCGCGACGTGCACCAGGGGCTCGCGGTGGGCCTGGTGCACGACGGCCTCGTGCGCAGCACCACGCTCGTCTACGACACCGCCTTCACCGGCACCCGGCCGCGCACGGACATCATCGACGCGCACGCCTGGGCCCTGCCCACCGCGTTCGTGGATCAGCTGGGCGCCGCCGTGGGTGCGCCGCGCATCCAGGGACACACCGGGGACCCGGCGGCCACCCTGGCCTCCGCGGGCTTCGTGCTGGGGCGCGTGGTGGATCTCAACGGTCAGCCCGTGAGCGGCGCGCGCGTGGCGCTGGACCGCGCGGAGCTGGCGGATCGCGTCTACTACCCGTCCGAGGACCTCGCGTCCGTGAACACCACCGGCACCGCGGGCCACGGTCTGTTCCTCTTCGTGCACTCCGGCGCCGGTGTGTCGTCCTTCCAGCTGTCCGTGGAGGGCACCGACACCTACGTGCCGCGCAACATCGACGTGGGCCCTGGCCTGGGCGTGGTCCTCACCGTGTACCCGGGCCGTTACGCGCCCTGA
- a CDS encoding ATP-grasp domain-containing protein — MPPRKAQPKKAPVPPGAQAPERGDAPRPKRPRAKKTVAILSRKRSLYSTRRLVEAIKARGHRPLVFDTLRCCLLLARGKPRMTYRGAEVKGVDVVIPRIGASITAYGLAVVNHFEMMDVPVLNPPTAIARSRDKLRALQFLARAGLDMPRTVMAHDRGNVRKLVQEVGGLPVIIKLIKGTQGVGVMIAHTLPEVQTILDTFWDLGQEIVLQEFVAESEGRDVRALVVGDTVVGAMRRKAKKGEFRSNIHRGGEGRAITLPPAYVEAAVMAARIIGLEVAGVDMLEGREGPRLMEINSSPGFEGLEGATGQDIAGTIVEHALVYAGTRASALVARAGRAS; from the coding sequence ATGCCCCCCCGAAAAGCCCAGCCGAAGAAGGCGCCAGTCCCGCCTGGCGCACAGGCACCCGAGCGCGGTGACGCGCCGCGACCCAAGCGGCCCCGCGCGAAGAAGACCGTGGCCATCCTGTCCCGCAAGCGCTCGCTGTACTCGACGCGCCGGCTGGTGGAGGCCATCAAGGCCCGGGGTCACCGCCCGCTCGTCTTCGACACGCTGCGCTGCTGCCTGTTGCTGGCCCGCGGCAAGCCGCGCATGACCTACCGCGGCGCGGAGGTGAAGGGCGTGGACGTGGTGATTCCGCGCATCGGCGCGTCCATCACCGCGTACGGCCTGGCGGTGGTGAACCACTTCGAGATGATGGACGTGCCGGTGCTCAACCCGCCCACGGCCATCGCGCGCAGCCGCGACAAGCTGCGCGCGCTCCAGTTCCTGGCCCGCGCGGGCCTGGACATGCCCAGGACGGTGATGGCGCATGACCGCGGCAACGTGCGCAAGCTGGTGCAGGAGGTGGGCGGCCTGCCCGTCATCATCAAGCTGATCAAGGGCACCCAGGGCGTGGGCGTGATGATCGCCCACACGCTGCCGGAGGTGCAGACCATCCTCGACACCTTCTGGGACCTGGGCCAGGAGATCGTCCTCCAGGAGTTCGTCGCGGAGAGCGAGGGCCGCGACGTGCGCGCGCTGGTGGTGGGCGACACCGTGGTGGGCGCCATGCGGCGCAAGGCGAAGAAGGGCGAGTTCCGCTCCAACATCCACCGCGGCGGCGAGGGCCGCGCCATCACCCTGCCCCCCGCCTACGTGGAGGCCGCGGTGATGGCGGCGCGCATCATCGGCCTGGAGGTCGCGGGCGTGGACATGCTGGAGGGCCGCGAGGGCCCGCGCCTGATGGAGATCAACTCCAGCCCCGGCTTCGAGGGCCTGGAGGGCGCCACCGGCCAGGACATCGCGGGCACCATCGTGGAGCACGCGTTGGTGTACGCGGGGACCCGGGCCAGCGCGCTGGTCGCCAGGGCGGGCCGCGCATCCTGA
- a CDS encoding DsbA family oxidoreductase — protein sequence MKTLHKPLQITVYQDVLCAWCYLADQRLEVLRQEFGDAVRWSVRPYPLRLHDVLPTEREVRGLVEEVKRAQRESDPTASLLSTDLWLGGDPPRSSVPALAALEAARLQGPQARAFLARSMQRAALEQGVNVSRSDVVFELASRVGLSMNQFSAAFRSEETRRLIYDEHRLAGSRGVRGVPTLVIGGRWMLCGLRELSEYREHILACLGKVVAPRSGSSERLVH from the coding sequence ATGAAAACGCTGCACAAGCCGCTGCAGATCACCGTCTACCAGGATGTGCTTTGCGCCTGGTGCTACCTCGCCGACCAACGGTTGGAGGTGCTTCGCCAGGAGTTTGGCGACGCCGTCCGCTGGAGCGTGCGACCCTACCCGCTGCGTCTGCACGACGTGCTGCCCACGGAGCGCGAAGTGCGCGGGCTGGTGGAGGAGGTGAAGCGCGCGCAGCGCGAATCCGACCCCACCGCCTCGCTGCTCTCCACGGACCTGTGGCTGGGCGGTGATCCACCGCGCTCCAGCGTGCCGGCCCTGGCGGCGCTGGAGGCGGCGCGGTTGCAGGGACCGCAGGCGCGGGCCTTCCTCGCGCGGTCCATGCAGCGCGCCGCGCTGGAGCAGGGCGTCAACGTGTCGCGCTCGGATGTGGTGTTCGAGCTGGCGTCACGCGTGGGCCTGTCCATGAACCAGTTCTCCGCGGCCTTCCGTTCGGAGGAGACGCGCCGGCTCATCTACGACGAGCACCGGCTGGCCGGCAGCCGCGGCGTGCGCGGCGTGCCCACGCTCGTCATCGGCGGCCGCTGGATGCTGTGCGGCCTGCGCGAGCTGTCCGAGTACCGCGAGCACATCCTCGCGTGCCTGGGCAAGGTCGTCGCGCCCCGCTCGGGTTCCTCCGAGCGGCTGGTGCACTGA